A portion of the Parasteatoda tepidariorum isolate YZ-2023 chromosome 5, CAS_Ptep_4.0, whole genome shotgun sequence genome contains these proteins:
- the LOC122272723 gene encoding uncharacterized protein, whose product MQDLLKNNKCIRSVTLVLSGDFRQTLPVIQRGTKADEIHACIKSSYIWTNVQRLRLKTNMRVHLTGQVFAQEFANNLVRLGNGDISGDKEGLIDVENIGNRVATTDELKEMVFPNILENYCNPQWLCERAILSPTNDIVNVINNKLLKKLPGALEIYKSIDAVMEIDLVVNYIRQNF is encoded by the coding sequence ATGCAagaccttttaaaaaacaacaagtgtataaGAAGTGTAACTTTAGTTTTATCTGGTGATTTTCGACAAACACTTCCTGTAATACAACGTGGGACAAAGGCAGATGAAATACATGCATGTATAAAGTCATCTTACATTTGGACAAATGTTCAAAGACTGCGGCTGAAAACAAATATGCGAGTTCATTTAACAGGACAAGTCTTTGCACAGGAATTTGCCAACAATCTTGTAAGACTTGGAAATGGTGATATTAGTGGCGATAAAGAAGGGCTTATAGATGTGGAAAATATTGGAAATCGTGTTGCCACAACCGACGAACTCAAAGAAATGGTTTTTCCtaatattcttgaaaattacTGCAACCCTCAATGGCTATGTGAAAGAGCTATCCTTTCTCCAACAAATGATATTGTTAACGTGATaaataacaaacttttaaagaaattacctGGTGCTCTGGAAATTTACAAGTCGATCGACGCTGTCATGGAAATAGATCTAGTTGTCAACTATATCCGACAGAATTTTTGA
- the LOC107454051 gene encoding sn-1-specific diacylglycerol lipase ABHD11 has translation MEASKAVSLSFEYVDPTGGVKDKKSPVIFLHAMLCSKEIWTDIPKTVANITGRRVYTYDARNHGKTTHANESDFSFSFNVEDLFLLMDEIRTQMPEQKPEKFVLVGHDMGGMTAIRAALKEPARFEMIFIMEMYAKPVSNELIKRTKQFMTTWTKCVQELPEGTLKEDVTRLSVENLYAKLEQWMKEDKEKASYLKGTFEYKKTAKGWDASYNTDALAKALEHLEKHQEDYQGEYDGPTYFLYGTESHYKINETKDSMKKHFPKAELVPFEKGSHIFVADMPAELAKTIGEKLNSV, from the exons ATGGAAGC ATCTAAAGCAGTATCACTGAGCTTTGAATATGTTGATCCAACTGGAGGAGTAAAAGACAAGAAAAGTCCTGTCATCTTTCTACATGCTATGCTCTGCTCTAAAGAAATATGGACTGATATTCCCAAGACTGTAGCTAATATCACAGGCAGAAGA GTCTATACTTATGATGCAAGGAATCATGGGAAGACTACACACGCCAACGAGTCTGATTTCAGCTTCAGTTTTAATGTGGAAGACCTCTTTCTATTAATGGATGAAATAAGAACACAAATGCCAGAACAAAAGCCAGAAAAATTTGTGTTAGTAGGTCATGATATGGGTGGAATGACTGCCATTCGAGCTGCTCTAAAAGAG CCAGCTAGATTCGAGATGATATTTATAATGGAAATGTATGCAAAGCCAGTATCTAACGAACTCATAAAACGTACGAAACAGTTCATGACTACATGGACAAAGTGCGTTCAAGAACTTCCAGAAGGTACCTTAAAAGAGGATGTCACACGACTAAGCGTAGAAAATCTATATGCGAAACTGGAACAGTGGATG aaAGAGGATAAGGAAAAAGCTTCCTACTTGAAAGGAACGTTTGAGTACAAGAAAACTGCAAAGGGTTGGGATGCATCTTACAACACAGATGCTCTTGCCAAAGCTCTAGAACACTTAGAGAAGCACCAGGAAGATTACCAGGGAGAGTATGATGGGCCTACTTATTTCCTTTATGGCACCGAATCTCattataaaat AAATGAAACAAAGGATTCCATGAAGAAACACTTCCCAAAAGCTGAATTGGTTCCGTTTGAAAAGGGATCACACATTTTTGTTGCTGACATGCCTGCTGAACTGGCTAAGACAATTGGCGAAAAACTCAACTctgtctaa
- the LOC139425591 gene encoding ATP-dependent DNA helicase PIF6-like translates to MPNVIEAMIITGHSTGNSVLIPRIPIIFSDNPFQFKRLQFPVRLSFAMSINKSQGQSLKVVGLDLQNPCFSHGQLYVGCSRVGDVKNLDLLAPNGKTKNIVYKEVLQE, encoded by the coding sequence ATGCCTAATGTTATTGAAGCTATGATTATAACAGGACATTCAACAGGAAATAGTGTGCTTATTCCTCGCATCCCCATCATATTTTCAGACAATCCGTTTCAGTTTAAACGACTTCAGTTTCCTGTTCGACTTAGTTTTGCGATGAGTATAAATAAATCTCAGGGACAATCTTTAAAAGTCGTTGGTCTTGACTTGCAGAACCCTTGCTTTTCACATGGACAGCTTTATGTTGGCTGCTCAAGAGTTGGTGATGTAAAGAACTTAGATTTATTGGCACCaaatggaaaaactaaaaatattgtttataaagaAGTTTTACAAGAATAG